One Phaeodactylum tricornutum CCAP 1055/1 chromosome 28, whole genome shotgun sequence DNA window includes the following coding sequences:
- a CDS encoding predicted protein gives MRRPLAWSTHFVGLLGGFVVLSNQTDASWVDPDTKQAHLTTQPLANEDNRAYELVFSDEFEQAGRKFADGSDPRWTAINKNDYTNEALHFYSHDNAHTSNGVLNITTVEKENVYKAFNEHTKQFYADKKYVQSGMLQSWNKFCFVGGIVEFSAKLPGDPHKGGLWPALWMLGNLARATYVGSSDYVWPFSYNQCNPKTRQSQEINACSLVNHYGLAPKSGRGSPEIDILEAMQGEPGDLPNTFIQRPYQSTSLQVSPGIEIDRPILGKRPHEGHWYPDLEYSSQNKSDLNPFFYGVTLVHKPNSYTYQSDALSANLQLKATHYSKQHVYRVEWEPPAEDGTGGYIKWFTDGELIYGIHGKSLDIMKTEIPSEPMYLLMNTAVSSHWGFPQPCPEGCSCKCFECGNPECACAIPSGYCDNFPASFEIDYVRVYQAINESKHILGCSPEARPTATFIEGHAKRYMTEGQRRPLEPVVTGGGSCSSHKDCGGIERGVCSASGLCECSEYSAGPLCLAHAAFYDFDTSKQPKIFSYRHIHFPSSLMVVVSLLIGGFLLSMASAVREKSKEPKYSNVNGGTSNLSFQTTGSGAGVGSYQNPDGATFTVPANQKDVTYCVIDGRLVDQDHN, from the exons ATGAGACGGCCTTTAGCTTGGTCGACTCATTTTGTCGGTCTGCTAGGTGGTTTTGTCGTTCTTTCAAATCAAACGGACGCAAGCTGGGTAGATCCGGACACGAAGCAAGCTCATTTGACGACGCAACCCCTCGCAAATGAAGACAACCGAGCGTACGAGCTA GTGTTTTCGGATGAGTTTGAGCAAGCCGGGAGGAAATTTGCAGATGGGAGTGATCCTCGATGGACAGCAATCAACAAAAATGACT ATACGAACGAAGCCTTGCACTTTTACAGTCACGACAACGCGCACACGTCCAATGGGGTGTTGAATATTACTACCgttgaaaaggaaaacgtTTATAAAGCATTTAACGAGCACACAAAGCAGTTCTACGCCGATAAGAAATATGTGCAGAGCGGGATGCTACAGAGTTGGAACAagttttgtttcgttggcggcaTCGTCGAGTTTTCGGCAAAACTACCCGGAGATCCACACAAAGGAGGATTGTGGCCCGCTC TGTGGATGCTCGGAAACTTGGCTCGGGCAACCTATGTAGGTTCTTCCGACTATGTTTGGCCATTCAGTTACAACCAATGCAATCCCAAGACCCGACAGAGCCAAGAGATCAACGCTTGTTCTTTAGTAAACCATTACGGATTAGCTCCGAAAAGCGGTCGAGGTTCTCCTGAGATTGATATCCTGGAAGCGATGCAAGGCGAACCGGGAGATTTACCAAATACTTTCATCCAACGACCATACCAATCAACCTCATTACAAGTGTCACCTGGCATTGAAATAGATCGGCCTATTCTGGGAAAACGACCACACGAG GGTCACTGGTACCCAGACTTAGAATATAGCAGTCAGAACAAATCAGACTTGAATCCGTTCTTTTACGGAGTCACGCTGGTGCACAAGCCTAACTCTTACACGTACCAGTCAGACGCCCTGTCGGCAAACTTGCAGCTAAAAGCCACGCACTATAGCAAACAGCATGTCTACCGAGTCGAATGGGAACCACCGGCAGAAGACGGCACAGGAGGCTACATAAAGTGGTTTACCGATGGGGAGCTTATCTACGGGATTCATGGCAAAAGTCTTGACATCATGAAGACGGAGATTCCTAGCGAACCGATGTATTTGTTAATGAATACGGCAGTGTCAAGTCACTGGGGCTTTCCTCAGCCATGCCCTGAAGGCTGTTCTTGCAAGTGCTTTGAATGCGGGAACCCAGAGTGTGCGTGTGCAATACCGTCAGGGTATTGCGACAATTTTCCTGCCTCCTTTGAGATCGATTATGTTCGTGTGTATCAGGCTATCAATGAATCTAAGCACATTTTGGGATGTTCACCAGAGGCACGGCCAACTGCAACGTTTATCGAAGGACATGCAAAGCGATATATGACAGAAGGGCAGCGACGGCCGCTAGAACCCGTCGTGACAGGCGGTGGGAGCTGTTCTAGCCACAAAGACTGCGGAGGAATCGAGCGAGGCGTTTGCTCAGCTTCAGGTCTCTGTGAATGCTCGGAGTACTCAGCTGGTCCGCTGTGCTTAGCACATGCAGCCTTCTACGATTTTGATACCAGCAAACAACCAAAAATATTTTCAT ATCGTCACATACACTTCCCATCGAGTCTCATGGTAGTGGTCAGTTTGCTGATTGGAGGCTTTCTGTTGTCGATGGCTTCGGCGGTAAGGGAAAAGTCGAAAGAGCCGAAATACAGCAACGTGAATGGGGGAACGAGTAATTTATCTTTCCAGACGACAGGATCTGGAGCTGGTGTCGGCTCTTACCAGAACCCAGATGGTGCAACTTTCACTGTACCTGCAAATCAAAAGGATGTGACCTATTGCGTCATCGATGGACGACTAGTCGATCAAGACCATAACTAA
- a CDS encoding predicted protein gives MAKTLSTITHAMRIFGMLLIFAVLISETSSRFLQSSDTGTSQYDYSNYNPDFAYDLSSYSLRFEKCQDVKMYDDDLATDENSYSPLAVRHFVVFRLCPSDACSGACDTQYGHYVVDLDTYLAATVDYQQQDFENMCENCQEHCDDADKNCSGCGQLCYQFNNLESLGYIDAAQFIECQTVQQQQVNTQNGRDDGEAATDDGGGRLYIGPRCSAGTIAIGLFSDESCMESVSNVDVEEILGAQLSYHLLAHTSYSDGDVCLSCMENNNGSANANQNDAQDADDVNEMCEDLYSASAKCESKTGIRHGFIQTALDENQYETQVAGEFMSCNFIDQLVWNSYTETGEINAKVSREIVQRILTHKQSVVLIFLSLTISGTLGLITYYQRRINRIEPSTMRLSRGTGVLA, from the coding sequence ATGGCGAAAACTCTGTCCACAATCACTCACGCCATGAGGATATTTGGGATGCTTCTGATTTTTGCGGTCCTCATATCCGAAACTTCTAGTCGCTTTCTGCAAAGCAGCGACACCGGAACTTCCCAGTACGACTACTCAAACTACAATCCCGACTTTGCCTACGACTTGTCTTCCTACAGTCTGCGGTTCGAAAAGTGTCAGGATGTGAAAAtgtacgacgacgatcttGCTACTGATGAGAACAGCTATTCGCCTTTGGCAGTCCGTCATTTTGTCGTATTTCGTCTTTGCCCATCCGACGCTTGTTCCGGGGCCTGTGATACTCAATACGGTCACTACGTAGTTGATCTAGATACATACTTGGCAGCGACTGTGGattatcaacaacaagattTCGAAAATATGTGTGAGAACTGCCAGGAGCATTGCGACGACGCTGATAAAAACTGCTCCGGATGTGGCCAACTGTGCTATCAGTTCAACAACCTTGAAAGCTTGGGATACATTGACGCGGCGCAGTTTATCGAGTGTCAGACagtgcagcagcaacaagtAAATACTCAAAACGGTCGAGACGACGGTGAAGCCGCTACTGACGATGGAGGGGGGCGACTCTACATAGGTCCTCGGTGTAGTGCGGGGACAATCGCAATTGGTCTTTTTTCCGATGAAAGTTGCATGGAATCCGTAAGTAACGTGGACGTTGAGGAGATTCTCGGTGCACAGCTTTCGTATCACCTTCTTGCTCATACGAGCTATTCCGATGGTGACGTTTGTCTGTCATGCatggaaaacaacaacggtAGCGCCAATGCCAATCAAAACGATGCCCAGGATGCGGATGATGTGAATGAAATGTGCGAGGATCTGTACTCCGCTTCGGCCAAGTGCGAATCCAAAACCGGTATTCGCCACGGCTTCATTCAGACGGCATTGGATGAAAATCAGTACGAAACTCAAGTGGCCGGTGAATTCATGAGCTGCAATTTCATTGACCAGCTTGTTTGGAATTCCTACACGGAAACGGGTGAAATTAACGCGAAGGTTTCCCGGGAGATTGTCCAAAGAATTCTTACGCACAAGCAGTCTGTGGTATTGATCTTTCTCAGTCTGACTATCTCAGGTACTTTAGGTTTGATCACGTATTATCAACGAAGGATCAACCGAATCGAACCCAGCACCATGAGGCTGTCACGAGGAACCGGGGTATTGGCTTGA